Below is a window of Campylobacter concisus DNA.
TTTGGCATCTTTTTGCTAGCCACGCTTAGATCAACCGCCGCGTCAAACTGAATTGGCGCTGCAATTTTTAAATTCGCATCAAGCTCGCTCGCCTTTTTGGCAGCTTCTTTTACAAAATCCACATCAGGCCCACTTCCACTATCAGCCGTAGAGTAACTTAGCATAGCAATCTTTGGACTAAGGCCAAAGGCACTTGCCGTTTGAGCGCTACTTAGCGTTATGCTAGCTAGCTCATCTGCGCTTGGATTTGGCGTGACGGCGCAGTCGGCAAAAAGCAAAATTTCTTCTTCAAGTGCCATGAAAAATGCCCCACTTACCACACTTACATTTGGCTTTGTTTTTATTATCTGCAAGGCTGGGCGGATCGTATCAGCCGTGCTCATTGTAGCACCACTTACCAAGGCATCAGCTATGCCTTCATGAATTAGCATCGTAGCAAAGTAAATTTTATCTTTTGCAAGCATATTTGCCTTAGTTTCATCCACGCCTTTATGCTTTCTAAGCTCATAAATTTTCTTTGCAAATTCATATGTCAGCTCATTTTGTTCTGGATTGATCACTTTGGCTTTGCTTAGATTTAGCCCCAAAGCGGCTGCTTTTTTTGAAATTTCATCTTTAAGTCCTAGCAAGATGATATTTGCCGCACCTTTTTCTAGCACGATATGAGCCGCTTTTAAAATTCTCTCATCGTCACTCTCTGGTAAAACAACGGTTTTGTTTGCAACTTTAGCTCTTTTTAGAAGCAAGCTTTGAAATTTAAATTGTGTGATGATATCTGCTTTATAGTTTAAAATTTCATCTATCTTATCGGTGATTAGAAGCTTTGAGTTTGGGTTTAGTGCTTTTAGCTCGCTTGCGTTTTCGTCAAAAACTGGAGCGTTTAAATTTCTAGCTATCTTTAAATTTAGCTCGCTTTTGCCAAAGACACTAAAGCTCTCACAGCCAATGACTATGACGAAGTCGCTTTTGGCTTTTAACTCTTCAAATTTATCTATAAATTTTAGAAAAAATTCTTTTTCATTTGAATTTATTAAGTTATTTTCATCGTTTTCATCCGGGATTATCTTAAAAATCTCAACTTTTTTAAATTTTGTAGCTATAATTTCTTGCAGATGTGCTAAATTTTTGTCTGTAAAAACGTAACAACTTTTCATTTGCGACCTTTTTAGGAACTTAAATTGCTTAATTTTAGCACAAAGATACTTATTTTAAGGCATTTTTTATGAACCATAAAACGATTTGGCTCGTCTTATCTGCGGGCATTATTTGCACTGGCTGCACACCAAGTGCTGATCCTCATATCAATATGAAACCCCCAGTTTATGTCGAGCAACTCCCTTCAAAAGATAGTGGAACCGGACAAAGCAACGCTGGCAGCCTCTTTGGTAAGGGCGAGAATCCGCTATTTTCAGACAGAAAGGCGATGAATGTAAATGATATCGTGACTATCGTCATCTCAGAAAATGCAAGCCAAACTTCAACTGGTAGCAAAAGTACCAACAAAGATAGCACTATCTCGCTTGGTGGCGGTGTTTTCACAGCTGGGGCTGCACCGCTTTCAACTGTGGCTGATAATCTAAATAAATACGGCGACATAGGCTTTAAAGCAGGTGGTGGCAATAAATTTACAGGAAGTGGCACGAGCAACAGAAGCGAGAAATTTACCGCAACCATTTCAGCCAGGATCATAAAAATCCTAAATAATGGCAATTACTTTATAGAAGGTAGCCGGGAGCTACTTATAAATGGCGAAAAACAGATCATGCAAGTAAGTGGTGTCATCAGACCTTACGACATCTCACAAAATAACGAAATCGACTCAAAATATATAGCTGACGCTAAAATTTTATATAAAACAGAGGGCGAGCTAGACAAATCTACCAAAAAACCTTGGGGCACAAGACTTATGGAGGCTATCTGGCCATTTTAATGCAACTTTAAAAGCCTAAAATTTAATCAATTTGGGCTTTTAAAAATTTATATCTCAAAAATTTCTCTCGCCTTAAATATGCTAAATTTTTAAAAATTATTAAAAATTATAGTTGATATTTACTTTCAGAATAACATGCTTAAAATATTGAAAATTCATCAAAACAAAATAAAATTTCTCAAAATATTATTTTTTATATTTTGAAAATATATCGCAAAAAAGGGATTTTAAATTTTTTAGTTAAAATTTATTTAATTATAGATATTAATTTTATAAAATAATTTTTTACTTCTTTAAACAAAGATATTATTAATAAAAGTAAAATTTTCAAGCAAAGGAGCTTATATGAATAATGACTTGCGTCAAAAGATAGATAGACGCTTAAGTGAGCTTAGTGCGTTGCCTAAGATGAAAAGCGACTCGAGTATTGCGCAGCTTTTAAAAGAGAAGGGCTTTACGAGGCGTGATTTTATGAAGTGGGCTGGTGCGATGACAGCTTTTATGGCTCTACCAAGTGCGATGACACCGATGGTTGCTCGTGCTGCTGAGCTTAGCGATAGGCTTCCTGTGATATGGCTTCATATGGCAGAATGCACAGGCTGTAGCGAGAGCTTACTAAGAACCGATGCTCCAAGTATAGATAGTCTTATATTTGACTACATAAGCCTTGAATACCACGAAACTATCATGGCAGCTTCTGGTTGGCAGGCTGAAGAAAATTTAGAGAGTGCGATCGAAAAATATAAAGGCAGATACATTTTACTAGTTGAGGGCGGTATCCCAACTGGTGCGACTGAAAATTTCTTAACTGTTGGACCTCATGGCACAACAGGTAAAACTCATGCTGTAAATGCTTCAAAAGACGCAGCTGCTATCTTTGCGATCGGCACCTGTTCTAGCTTTGGTGGCATTCAAGCTGCAAGGCCAAATCCATCAAATTCAGTGGGACTTTCAAGGGTAACTGACAAACCAGTTATTAATGTCGCAGGCTGTCCACCAAGTGAGAAAAATATCGTTGGCAACGTGCTTCACTTCTTACTTTTTGGCACACTTCCAGCGCTTGATGTTTATAATAGGCCAAAATGGGCTTATGGCTTAAGAATTCACGATCTTTGCGAAAGACGTGGTCACTTTGACGCTGGCGAGTTTGTCCAAAACTTCGGCGATGAGGGTGCAAAAAATGGCTACTGCTTATACAAAGTAGGCTGTAAAGGTCCATATACATTTAATAACTGCTCACGCGAGAGATTTAACCAACACACATCATGGCCAGTTCAAGCGGGACACGGCTGTATAGGCTGCTCAGAGCCAGACTTCTGGGATACGATGGGACCATTTGAAGAGCCTATGGCAGATAGACTCTTTGATACTGTCTTAGGTCTTGGAGCTGATAATGTAAGCGACAAAGTCGGCATTGGAATTTTAGCTCTTACAGGCATTGGCATAGCAGCTCACGCTGTTATAGCTTCTATGAGTAAAGATAAAGAATAAGGCGAAAAAATGAGTGAAAAAAGAATAGTAATAGACCCTATAACACGTATCGAGGGACACTTAAGAATAGAAGTTGTCGTAGATGAAAATAATGTCGTAAAAGAGGCGTATTCTGGCTCAACTCTTTGGCGTGGTTTAGAGCAGATCGTAAAAGGTAGAGATCCAAGAGATGCTGGCTTTTTCATGCAAAGAATTTGTGGCGTTTGTACATACTCACACTACAGAGCAGGCATTATCGCAGTTGAAAATGCTCTTGGTATCAAGCCTCCACTAAATGCAGAGCTAACTAGAACGCTGATGAACGCAGCTTTATATCTTCACGATCACATCGTGCATTTTTATCAGCTTCACGGCCTTGACTGGGCAGACGTCGTCTCTGCACTAAGCGCAGATGTGCATAAAGCTAGCGAAGAGGCGTTTAAATACACTGATTTGCCATTTGCCACGGGAGCTGACAAGCTAAAAGAGGTAAAAGAGAGGGTTGAAGCATTTGTTAAAAAGGGCAACCTTGGACCATTTGCCAACGCATACTGGGGACATAGCACATATAAATTTACCCCAGAGCAAAACTTGATCGTTCTCTCTCACTACTTAGAGTGTTTAAGAATCCAAAGAACTGCAGCTCAGATGATGGCTATCTTTGGCGCAAAAAACCCACATCCACAAAGCTTAACAGTTGGTGGCGTGACCTGCGTAATGGACCTTATGGATCCAGCTAGAATGGGCGAATATATGAGCAAATTTGCCGAGATTAAAGAATTTGTAGATAGAGCTTACTATCCAGATATCTTGATGGCAGCTAAAGCTTATGGTAATGAGCCAAGTGTTCTAAACGACGTTGGTGTGGCAAATTTACTCTGCTACGATGAGTTTTTGATTGGCAAAAATGATCATCTATTTAAAGGTGGCTATATCTTAAATGGCGATCTTAGCAAGGTTTATGATATCGATGAAAATAAAATCACTGAAGAAGCTACTAGGTCTTGGTATAAAAACGACAAAGCGCTTCATCCATACGACGGTGAGACTGAGGCAAACTACACTGGCCTTATTGACGGCGAGAGCATAGACGCCGAGGGCAAACTAGCTCATAGTAAGCTTTTTGATACAAAAGGTAAATATAGCTGGATCAAAGCACCACGATATGATGGCATGCCTATGCAAGTAGGTCCAATAGCAAGTATCGTTATAAACTACGCTAGAGGCAATGAGAGAGTTAAAAAAGTAGTTGATGAATTTTTAGCAAAGAGTGGCTTGCCATTAAGCGCAGTCTTCTCAACTCTAGGCAGAACCGCTACTCGTATGCTCGAGGCAAAAGTAGTGGCAGAGCACACAATGGACGCATTTAATGCCTTGGTAGAAAATTTAAAATCAGATCAAGAGACCTGCGCAAAATATGTAATCGATAACAAAAAAGAGTACAAAGGAAATTTCCAAGGCAATGCTCCAAGAGGTGCGCTTAGCCACTGGTGCCGCATAAAAGATGGTGTTATCACAAACTGGCAAGCAGTCGTGCCAAGCACATGGAACGCCTCTCCAAAAGACGCACAAAATCAAATGGGCAGCTACGAAGCGTGCTTAGTTGGTTTAAAGATCGCTGATCTTTCAAAACCGCTTGAGATAATACGAAAAATTCACTCTTACGATCCTTGCATCGCGTGTGCTGTGCATGTTATGGATACAAAGGGAAATGATTTGAGTACTTATAAGATAAATCCAAATTTGTAAGGAGAGAATATGTCACATAAAAATGCTGATAGAATCAGCGAATACGAATTCTCCATCGGTGTTAGGCTGACACACTGGATTAGATTTGCAGCGATCACACTTTTGGTTGTGAGCGGCTACTATATCTCATACGTTTTTGTGAGTCCAGAGATCACGAGCGAGCCTACAAATTTTATGCAAGCAAAGTGGCGTATGGCTCACCAGATCGCTGGCTTTGTTCTAATAGCGGCGTTTATTTTTAAATTTTATCTATTTGTCTTTGATAAACACAGCAAAAAAGAGTGGATGAGTGTGGTTGATTTTCTAAATCCAAAAATTTGGATCGCACAGATTAAGTATTATCTTTTTATGGGGCCACACCCGCATTTAAGGGGCGTTTATAATCCTTTGCAGTTTGCCTCATACTTTTTCTTTTATCTTATTTTGACTCTTATTTGCCTAAGTGGTCTTGTGCTTTATGTTCATGTTTATCATGAGGGACTTGGCGGAGCGCTTTATGAGCCAGCAAGGTTTTTTGAGGAGCTTATGGGCGGACTAGCAAATGTCAGGACGATACATAGAATTTGTATGTGGGTCATTATGATATTTGTGCCGATTCATGTTTATATGGCGGTATTTAACGCTGTTAAAGGCAAAAATGGAGCGATGGACGCTATCGTTAGTGGCTATAAATTTGTAAAAGAACACTGATGAGAGTGCTGGTTCTTGGTATCGGCAACGTGATGTTTGCCGATGAGGGCATAGGTGCTCATTTTGTAAATTTGATGGCTAAAAACTATAAATTTATAAGTTCTAAAAACGAGCTTACATTAATGGACGGGGGCGCTTTAGCCCTCGCTCTAACTCACATCATAAGCGAATTTGACTATCTTATCGTCGTTGATTGCATTAGCGCAAATGGCGCAAGTGTGGGTGATGTTTATTTTTTCGACTTTCTAAACGTACCAAATTTTATCAGCTGGGACGGCTCGGCTCACGAGATAGAGATGCTTCAGACCCTTCATCTAATGGAGCTTGCAGGCGACAGACCGACAACCAAAATCTTAGGTATCGTGCCTAGCCGCATAGAGTCATCAAATTTTAGCCTCTCAGATGAGGTTATAAACGCTTCTACAATTTTAGAAAAAACACTGCTTGAACACTTAAAAGAGCTTGATTTTGAGTGTGAAAAGGTGGCAAATTTTACCCTAAAAGATATCGTTGATGAATATGCTAAAAAAGGTTTAAAATGATACTTGCTTTTAAATTTACTTGCCACAAAGACGCTTCGTTTCTAGCGCCATTTTTACGCTTGCTTGCTGGCGATCTAGCTCATAGTCTAAAGTGCAAAGATGATGAAATTTGTCTAAAGGTAAGTGGAGACGCCAGTGAGCTTGAGAGCGTGGCAAATAAAGCAAGCGCACTCTTGCCATTTAGTCTTTTTATAAAGCACAGTGAGGTCTTGGCTGCAAGTGAGCTTGATGAAGAAAGCAAGATAAGTGAGATAAAATTTGGCGGCCTAACTCCGACTCAAGCGAGCACATTTTTAGCTAGTGGAGAAGCTATCTTAAATGAAAGTGGCGTGCTATGTGAGAGTAAATTTGAGGGCGAAATAACGCTTGGTAATTTTAATGAAAAGCTCAAAGTTTGCCTAAATTTATTAAAAAACGGGGGGATCGTTTGCGTAGAGCAAGATGAAAATTTATATGAAATTTCTCTTGGCGTAAATTTTGACGCAAATTTCTTGATACCTGTAAATTTAAAGCAGCTACCAAAAATTTTTATCGCCGATGATAGAGCGCAGATCGCGCTTGCTAGCTTTGAAAAGCCACTTTTGGCACTAAAGACAACAGCTATTTATAGGCAAAATCACGAGGATGCACCGCTATTTTTTGACGTGATGGCACCAAATGATCTTTTTCTTTACGCCATTTGCGAGCAGCTAAATAAAGAGGGCTTTAGCTTTTTAAGCGTTAAAGTAAAGGAGCAAAAAAATGCTATTTCAAGACTAACTTTGCTTGAAAGTAGCGCAGTTTTAAGCCCATTTTTCTATGCTAAAAACGAGGAATTTGAGCTTAGTTATTTGGAAGAGATAGCTTTGGGATTAAAATTTAGCAAATTTAGTGATGACGAAATTTGCCTGCTTTCAAAATCAAGCAAAACGCAGCTTCTATTTTTACCTAAATTTAGTAGCTTTGAAGAAATTTATGAGCTCATAAGAGCCGAGGAAGGCGGCGAAAGGCTACTTGAAAACTTCAGTAAAGAGCATACTCTGCCGAGTGGTAAATTTAGCTCAAATGCTAGCTTTTTCTCGTTATTTTGCATAGCTGGGCGCATACTTGGCTTAAGCGATGACTTTAAAAAAGCAGGAGAGAATTTGCTCCTTATGGCAGCTGATTTTAGTGGTCAAAAGGGAGTTAGGATCGATTGCAAGATGAAAGATGACTTTGGTTTAGACGGGGTTAAGTTTGTAAAAAGTATCATTTCGTTTGTCCTTGCTGGCGCTGGAGAGAAAAACATCAGCTTTGGTTGCACCGAGTCTTTGGCACATTTTTTGAGCGATTTTAGCTATGAAAAACGAGATAAATTTAAGATCAAAAATGTTACTTTAGGCGGGGATTTATTTTATAATAAGGTAGTTAGCAACTTGATAAAAAAGCACCTAAACCCAAATATAAAAACAAATTTTGACCCCGGATTTGGCGTTGAGATCAAGCTTTAGATACGAGATCAAAGGCTTAGTTCAAGGCGTTGGTTTTAGACCTTTTGTCTATACTTTAGCGGACAAATTTAAGCTAGTTGGCGAAATTTACAATGATGACGAGGGCGTGAAGCTAAATTTTAGTGGCGAAGAGGCTAGCTTTTTGGCTTTTGAAAAAGAGCTTTATGAGAAGCTGCCAGCCCTTGCTAGGATCGATGAACTGCATAAATTTAAGATAGATAAAATTTATGAAAAGCTTGAGATCATCGCCTCAAAGTCAGCAACTAAGCAAGCGCCTATTTTGCCTGATTACGCACTTTGCGATGACTGCTTGCGCGAGTTTTATGACCCCACAAATCCACGCTACAAATACCCATTTATAAACTGCACCAACTGCGGACCGAGATTTTCCATCATCAAAGCCTTGCCTTATGATAGGGTAAATACGACGATGAATGAGTTTAAGATGTGCGAATTTTGCGAGAGCGAGTACAAAGACCCGCTAAACCGCCGGTATCACGCAGAGCCGATCTCTTGCCCAAACTGCGGACCAAAGCTATATCTAAAAGATAAATTTGGCAAAGTCTTAGCTAGTGGGAACGAAGCGGCAAAGCAGGCGGCCACGCTCATAAATGAGGGCAAAATTTTAGCTATTAAAGGTCTTGGTGGCTTTCATCTGGTTTGTGACGCGACAAATGAAGCGGCAGTTTGCGAGCTAAGAGCGAGAAAGCACCGCCCAAGCAAGCCCTTTGCGCTGATGAGTAAAAATTTAGAAAACGCTAGAAAAATAGCACAAATTTCAGAGGCAGAGGCTGGGCTTCTTAGCTCAAATTTAAAGCCAATCGTCTTGCTTGAAGCAAAAAACGGCTCAAACATCGCTAAAAGCGTCGCTCCAAATTTAAATAAGCTTGGCGTCATGCTTGCATTTAGTGGCATACATCTTTTGCTTTTTGACTATCTCAAGCACGATATCATCGCAACTAGCGCAAACATCTCAGGCGAAGTTGTGATAAAAGATGAGAGTGAACTAAAAGAAAAGCTAGGTGAGGTTATAGACTTTTACCTTGATCACGACCGAGAAATTTACTCACCAAGTGACGATAGCATCGCATTTTGCGTTGAAGATGAAGTGATTTTTACAAGAACGAGTCGTGGCTTAAATCCAAATTTTATCCATACAAATTTCAAGCAAAAAGGGACATTTTTAGCCCTTGGAGCGGAGCTAAAAAGTTCGTTTTGTATATACAAAGACGGGCTTTTGATGATTAGCTCATATATCGGTGATCTAAAAAATGTGGCGACTTTTGATAGATTTAAAGATATTTTTACCCTTTTTGAAACGACTTATAACCTAAAAATCGAGAAGGTCATAGCCGATCTGCATCCAAATTTTTTAAATACAAAATGGGCAAAGGATCAGGGCTTTGAGCTAGTTCATTTGCAGCACCACTACGCCCATCTACTAAGCGTAATATTTGAAAACGATCTAGCAGATAAAAAGTATCTTGGTTTTTGCTTTGATGGTACTGGATATGGGGAGGATGGCAAAATTTGGGGTGGCGAGGTCTTTAGGCTAGATAAAAAGAGTTACGAGCGCGTTTATCACTTTGATGAATTTAGCCTATTTGGGGGCGAAAACAGCATCAAAAATATCTATCTAATCGCATATTCTATTATTTTAAAATACTCTCTTGAGGACGAAGCTAGTAAATTTTTAGTAAATTTTGATGAAAAAATGCTTGTAAATTTTAAAAAAATGGAGCAAAAAGGGCTAAACTTAGTAAAGACTAGCTCGGTTGGTAGGATATTTGACGCATTTGGGGCGATTATTTGTGGGCTTTTTCATTCTAGTTTTGAGGGCGAGAGTGGTATGAGGCTTGAAGCGCTTTATGATAAAAATTTGGATGTGTGTTATAAATTTAGTTTAAATGATGGAGTGATCTGCTTTAAAGAGGCTTTTAAAAATGCTTTAAAAGATGAGCCAAGAGTGGCTGCAACGGCATTTATAAATGGTATAGCTGATATCATTTTTGAAATTTCTAAAAATGAGAAAAAAGAGGTTTTATTAAGTGGCGGAGTTTTTCAAAATAAGACTTTACTTGATATCATTTACAAAAAATTTACTAAGGCAAATTTGAAATTTTATATCAATAAGAAATTCTGTAGTAACGATTCTAACGTAAATTTAGGGCAAATTTATTATTATTTATCCACATTTTAAAAGAACTGATGTATAATGATTGTAAACGGTAATCAAACGAGAAAGGAGCAAAAAATGGATAGTGTTATACGTTTTAGTGTTTCTTTGCCTAGTCAGTTACTAGACGAACTAGATAAGAAAGTTAGCGAACAAGGCTACGCTTCTAGGAGCGAATTTACGAGGGATCTGATCCGCGAAAAGATCGTAAATGACAGTTGGAAGGACGCTAGTGAGGAGTTGATCGGTGTTTTGACGCTCATTTATATGCATCATCACAACGATTTGGTGAATAAAAAGATGGATATAGAGCATAGCTCTGATGTGAAAATCATCTGCACAAACCATGTTCATGTCGATCACCACAACTGCTTAGAAACGATTTCAATAAGAGGCGAGGCGGGCAAAATTGAACGCTTTGCTGAAAGGATCGCCGGTTTAAAGGGCGTAAAATTTTCTAAACTCACAAGGGCAGCTATTCCTAGGTTTTAGTTTTTTAAGGGTTTTTATGAGTTTTAGGAATTTTTGGGATTTTTTTATAGGTGAAGCGAGCGGTGGTATCTTTCTTAT
It encodes the following:
- the hypF gene encoding carbamoyltransferase HypF, translated to MRSSFRYEIKGLVQGVGFRPFVYTLADKFKLVGEIYNDDEGVKLNFSGEEASFLAFEKELYEKLPALARIDELHKFKIDKIYEKLEIIASKSATKQAPILPDYALCDDCLREFYDPTNPRYKYPFINCTNCGPRFSIIKALPYDRVNTTMNEFKMCEFCESEYKDPLNRRYHAEPISCPNCGPKLYLKDKFGKVLASGNEAAKQAATLINEGKILAIKGLGGFHLVCDATNEAAVCELRARKHRPSKPFALMSKNLENARKIAQISEAEAGLLSSNLKPIVLLEAKNGSNIAKSVAPNLNKLGVMLAFSGIHLLLFDYLKHDIIATSANISGEVVIKDESELKEKLGEVIDFYLDHDREIYSPSDDSIAFCVEDEVIFTRTSRGLNPNFIHTNFKQKGTFLALGAELKSSFCIYKDGLLMISSYIGDLKNVATFDRFKDIFTLFETTYNLKIEKVIADLHPNFLNTKWAKDQGFELVHLQHHYAHLLSVIFENDLADKKYLGFCFDGTGYGEDGKIWGGEVFRLDKKSYERVYHFDEFSLFGGENSIKNIYLIAYSIILKYSLEDEASKFLVNFDEKMLVNFKKMEQKGLNLVKTSSVGRIFDAFGAIICGLFHSSFEGESGMRLEALYDKNLDVCYKFSLNDGVICFKEAFKNALKDEPRVAATAFINGIADIIFEISKNEKKEVLLSGGVFQNKTLLDIIYKKFTKANLKFYINKKFCSNDSNVNLGQIYYYLSTF
- a CDS encoding HyaD/HybD family hydrogenase maturation endopeptidase, with the protein product MRVLVLGIGNVMFADEGIGAHFVNLMAKNYKFISSKNELTLMDGGALALALTHIISEFDYLIVVDCISANGASVGDVYFFDFLNVPNFISWDGSAHEIEMLQTLHLMELAGDRPTTKILGIVPSRIESSNFSLSDEVINASTILEKTLLEHLKELDFECEKVANFTLKDIVDEYAKKGLK
- the nikR gene encoding nickel-responsive transcriptional regulator NikR, which translates into the protein MDSVIRFSVSLPSQLLDELDKKVSEQGYASRSEFTRDLIREKIVNDSWKDASEELIGVLTLIYMHHHNDLVNKKMDIEHSSDVKIICTNHVHVDHHNCLETISIRGEAGKIERFAERIAGLKGVKFSKLTRAAIPRF
- a CDS encoding hydrogenase small subunit — its product is MNNDLRQKIDRRLSELSALPKMKSDSSIAQLLKEKGFTRRDFMKWAGAMTAFMALPSAMTPMVARAAELSDRLPVIWLHMAECTGCSESLLRTDAPSIDSLIFDYISLEYHETIMAASGWQAEENLESAIEKYKGRYILLVEGGIPTGATENFLTVGPHGTTGKTHAVNASKDAAAIFAIGTCSSFGGIQAARPNPSNSVGLSRVTDKPVINVAGCPPSEKNIVGNVLHFLLFGTLPALDVYNRPKWAYGLRIHDLCERRGHFDAGEFVQNFGDEGAKNGYCLYKVGCKGPYTFNNCSRERFNQHTSWPVQAGHGCIGCSEPDFWDTMGPFEEPMADRLFDTVLGLGADNVSDKVGIGILALTGIGIAAHAVIASMSKDKE
- a CDS encoding nickel-dependent hydrogenase large subunit; its protein translation is MSEKRIVIDPITRIEGHLRIEVVVDENNVVKEAYSGSTLWRGLEQIVKGRDPRDAGFFMQRICGVCTYSHYRAGIIAVENALGIKPPLNAELTRTLMNAALYLHDHIVHFYQLHGLDWADVVSALSADVHKASEEAFKYTDLPFATGADKLKEVKERVEAFVKKGNLGPFANAYWGHSTYKFTPEQNLIVLSHYLECLRIQRTAAQMMAIFGAKNPHPQSLTVGGVTCVMDLMDPARMGEYMSKFAEIKEFVDRAYYPDILMAAKAYGNEPSVLNDVGVANLLCYDEFLIGKNDHLFKGGYILNGDLSKVYDIDENKITEEATRSWYKNDKALHPYDGETEANYTGLIDGESIDAEGKLAHSKLFDTKGKYSWIKAPRYDGMPMQVGPIASIVINYARGNERVKKVVDEFLAKSGLPLSAVFSTLGRTATRMLEAKVVAEHTMDAFNALVENLKSDQETCAKYVIDNKKEYKGNFQGNAPRGALSHWCRIKDGVITNWQAVVPSTWNASPKDAQNQMGSYEACLVGLKIADLSKPLEIIRKIHSYDPCIACAVHVMDTKGNDLSTYKINPNL
- the cybH gene encoding Ni/Fe-hydrogenase, b-type cytochrome subunit codes for the protein MSHKNADRISEYEFSIGVRLTHWIRFAAITLLVVSGYYISYVFVSPEITSEPTNFMQAKWRMAHQIAGFVLIAAFIFKFYLFVFDKHSKKEWMSVVDFLNPKIWIAQIKYYLFMGPHPHLRGVYNPLQFASYFFFYLILTLICLSGLVLYVHVYHEGLGGALYEPARFFEELMGGLANVRTIHRICMWVIMIFVPIHVYMAVFNAVKGKNGAMDAIVSGYKFVKEH
- the pta gene encoding phosphate acetyltransferase; this encodes MKSCYVFTDKNLAHLQEIIATKFKKVEIFKIIPDENDENNLINSNEKEFFLKFIDKFEELKAKSDFVIVIGCESFSVFGKSELNLKIARNLNAPVFDENASELKALNPNSKLLITDKIDEILNYKADIITQFKFQSLLLKRAKVANKTVVLPESDDERILKAAHIVLEKGAANIILLGLKDEISKKAAALGLNLSKAKVINPEQNELTYEFAKKIYELRKHKGVDETKANMLAKDKIYFATMLIHEGIADALVSGATMSTADTIRPALQIIKTKPNVSVVSGAFFMALEEEILLFADCAVTPNPSADELASITLSSAQTASAFGLSPKIAMLSYSTADSGSGPDVDFVKEAAKKASELDANLKIAAPIQFDAAVDLSVASKKMPNSDVAGEANVFIFPNLNCGNICYKAVQRSANALAVGPILQGLKKPVNDLSRGCLVEDVVNTILISAIQAGE
- the flgH gene encoding flagellar basal body L-ring protein FlgH — its product is MNHKTIWLVLSAGIICTGCTPSADPHINMKPPVYVEQLPSKDSGTGQSNAGSLFGKGENPLFSDRKAMNVNDIVTIVISENASQTSTGSKSTNKDSTISLGGGVFTAGAAPLSTVADNLNKYGDIGFKAGGGNKFTGSGTSNRSEKFTATISARIIKILNNGNYFIEGSRELLINGEKQIMQVSGVIRPYDISQNNEIDSKYIADAKILYKTEGELDKSTKKPWGTRLMEAIWPF